A DNA window from Ctenopharyngodon idella isolate HZGC_01 chromosome 10, HZGC01, whole genome shotgun sequence contains the following coding sequences:
- the st8sia4 gene encoding CMP-N-acetylneuraminate-poly-alpha-2,8-sialyltransferase: MRFTWKRWTICTISILLIFYKTTDIGRSEVHQKTGLTGNSRARSTRLMANGSYTPFGNGLSDLTDLGGEWKINATLVTMIRKDILRFLDAEKDVSVIKSSFKPGDTIRYVLDRRRTFNVSHTLHSLLPEVSPLKNKMFKTCAVVGNSGILLKSGCGKEIDNHDFVIRCNLAPLKDFADDVGLRSDFTTMNPSVIQRVYKGLRDETEQENFILRLQQLNNSVLWIPAFTVKGSERHVEIVNELILKHKLKVRMAYPSLRLIHAVRRYWLTNKINIKRPTTGLLMYTMATRFCDEIYLYGFWPFPKDANGNPVKYHYYDTLKYRYFSNVGPHRMPLEFNTLKSLHNKGAMKLTTSKCTYT, encoded by the exons ATGCGGTTTACATGGAAACGGTGGACTATATGCACCATAAGCATTCTGCTGATATTCTACAAAACGACAGATATTGGCAGAAGCGAAGTGCATCAGAAAACTGGACTGACAGG GAACTCTAGGGCAAGAAGTACAAGACTGATGGCCAACGGCTCATATACACCTTTCGGTAATGGTTTAAGTGATCTGACTGACCTGGGAGGGGAATGGAAGATTAATGCCACCCTTGTGACCATGATAAG GAAGGACATACTTCGCTTCTTGGACGCGGAGAAAGATGTGTCCGTTATCAAGAGCAGTTTTAAACCAGGCGATACCATCCGCTACGTTCTGGACAGACGCAGGACGTTCAATGTTTCCCATACGTTACACAGTTTGCTTCCTGAAGTCTCTCCTCTAAAGAACAAGATGTTCAAAACATGTGCTGTGGTGGGAAACTCTGGCATTCTCCTAAAGAGCGGATGTGGAAAGGAAATAGACAACCATGATTTTGTTATACG ATGTAACCTCGCTCCCCTAAAGGATTTTGCAGATGATGTGGGTTTAAGGTCAGACTTCACCACTATGAACCCCTCTGTGATCCAGCGGGTGTACAAAGGTCTGCGGGATGAAACGGAGCAGGAGAACTTCATATTGCGTTTACAGCAGCTGAACAACAGCGTGCTCTGGATTCCTGCCTTCACAGTGAAGGGTAGCGAGAGGCATGTGGAAATTGTGAACGAGCTCATTCTTAAACACAAACTGAAAGTGCGCATGGCCTATCCTTCACTCCGGCTTATCCACGCTGTACGAAG gTACTGGCTTACAAATAAGATAAATATCAAACGACCCACTACTGGATTATTGATGTACACAATGGCTACACGCTTCTGTGATGAAATCTACCTGTATGGATTCTGGCCTTTTCCAAAAGATGCCAACGGAAATCCTGTTAAATATCATTACTATGACACACTGAAATATCGCTATTTTTCCAATGTGGGTCCCCACCGCATGCCACTGGAGTTTAATACACTGAAAAGTCTACACAACAAGGGTGCAATGAAACTTACAACATCTAAATGCACCTATACTTAG